A region of Streptomyces paludis DNA encodes the following proteins:
- the yidD gene encoding membrane protein insertion efficiency factor YidD, with protein sequence MKYPLLALIKLYQWTISPLLGPVCRYYPSCSHYGYTAIDRHGAVKGTVLTAWRILRCNPWSPGGVDHVPPRKRPRWHELLRDALRGGKGGHSAAGVPSGGSAPDTPSPAAETSSKAQGA encoded by the coding sequence ATGAAGTACCCGCTGCTGGCTCTGATCAAGCTGTACCAGTGGACGATCAGCCCGCTCCTCGGGCCTGTCTGCCGGTACTACCCGTCGTGCTCGCACTACGGATACACCGCCATCGACCGGCACGGCGCGGTGAAGGGCACGGTGCTCACCGCATGGCGCATCCTGCGGTGCAACCCGTGGTCGCCGGGCGGTGTGGACCATGTCCCGCCGCGCAAGCGCCCACGCTGGCACGAACTGCTGCGCGATGCCCTGCGCGGCGGCAAGGGCGGGCACTCCGCCGCCGGCGTGCCTTCCGGGGGATCGGCCCCCGACACCCCCAGTCCGGCCGCAGAGACCTCGTCCAAAGCTCAAGGAGCCTGA
- the gyrB gene encoding DNA topoisomerase (ATP-hydrolyzing) subunit B — protein MLCQKGRFVADSGNPHEKSPSTGVGENGEVTASYDASAITVLEGLDAVRKRPGMYIGSTGERGLHHLVYEVVDNSVDEALAGHADTIDVTILADGGVRVIDNGRGIPVDIVPSEGKPAVEVVLTVLHAGGKFGGGGYAVSGGLHGVGVSVVNALSSRVAVDVKRDGYRWTQDYKLGVPTAPLDRKEETSDSGTTVTFWADPDVFETTDYSFETLSRRFQEMAFLNKGLTLTLTDERESAKAVVGADVAGTDAPESAGEEQPARTVTYFYEGGIVDFVKYLNSRKGELIHPTVIDIEAEDKERMLSVEIAMQWNSQYSEGVYSFANTIHTHEGGTHEEGFRAAMTGLVNRYAREKKFLREKDDNLAGEDIREGLTAIISVKLGEPQFEGQTKTKLGNTEAKTFVQKIVHEHLTDWFDRNPNEAADIIRKSIQAATARVAARKARDLTRRKGLLESASLPGKLSDCQSNDPSKCEIFIVEGDSAGGSAKSGRNPMYQAILPIRGKILNVEKARIDKILQNTEVQALISAFGTGVHEDFDIEKLRYHKIILMADADVDGQHINTLLLTFLFRFMRPLVEAGHVYLSRPPLYKIKWGRDDFEYAYSDRERDALVELGKQNGKRIREDSIQRFKGLGEMNAEELRVTTMDVDHRVLGQVTLDDAAQADDLFSVLMGEDVEARRSFIQRNAKDVRFLDI, from the coding sequence GTGCTGTGCCAGAAAGGGCGCTTCGTGGCCGATTCCGGCAACCCCCATGAGAAGTCTCCGTCGACCGGCGTCGGTGAGAACGGCGAGGTGACCGCCTCGTACGACGCCAGTGCCATCACCGTGCTCGAAGGTCTGGACGCGGTCCGCAAGCGCCCCGGCATGTACATCGGCTCGACGGGCGAGCGCGGACTGCATCACCTGGTGTACGAGGTCGTCGACAACTCCGTCGACGAGGCCCTGGCGGGCCACGCGGACACCATCGACGTCACGATCCTCGCCGACGGCGGGGTGCGCGTGATCGACAACGGCCGCGGTATCCCGGTGGACATCGTCCCGTCCGAGGGCAAGCCGGCCGTCGAGGTCGTGCTCACGGTGCTGCACGCGGGCGGCAAGTTCGGCGGCGGCGGTTACGCCGTCTCCGGCGGGCTGCACGGCGTCGGCGTCTCGGTCGTCAACGCCCTGTCGTCGCGGGTCGCGGTCGACGTCAAGCGCGACGGCTACCGCTGGACGCAGGACTACAAGCTCGGTGTGCCGACCGCGCCGCTGGACCGCAAGGAGGAGACGTCCGACTCCGGTACGACGGTCACGTTCTGGGCCGACCCGGATGTCTTCGAGACGACGGACTACTCCTTCGAGACGCTGTCCCGGCGCTTCCAGGAGATGGCCTTCCTCAACAAGGGCCTGACCCTGACGCTGACGGACGAGCGCGAGTCGGCCAAGGCCGTCGTGGGCGCGGATGTCGCGGGCACGGACGCCCCGGAGAGCGCGGGCGAGGAGCAGCCGGCGCGTACGGTCACGTACTTCTACGAGGGCGGCATCGTCGACTTCGTGAAGTATCTGAACTCGCGCAAGGGTGAGCTGATCCACCCGACGGTCATCGACATCGAGGCCGAGGACAAGGAGCGGATGCTCTCGGTCGAGATCGCGATGCAGTGGAACTCGCAGTACAGCGAGGGGGTGTACTCCTTCGCCAACACGATCCACACGCACGAGGGCGGTACGCACGAGGAGGGCTTCCGCGCGGCGATGACCGGGCTGGTCAACCGCTACGCGCGCGAGAAGAAGTTCCTGCGGGAGAAGGACGACAACCTGGCGGGCGAGGACATCCGCGAGGGTCTGACGGCGATCATCTCCGTCAAGCTCGGTGAGCCGCAGTTCGAGGGCCAGACGAAGACCAAGCTCGGCAACACCGAGGCGAAGACGTTTGTGCAGAAGATCGTGCACGAGCATCTGACGGACTGGTTCGACCGCAATCCCAATGAGGCCGCGGACATCATCCGCAAGTCGATCCAGGCCGCCACGGCCCGGGTCGCGGCCCGCAAGGCGCGCGATCTGACCCGGCGCAAGGGGCTGCTGGAGAGCGCGTCGCTGCCCGGCAAGCTGAGCGACTGCCAGTCGAACGACCCGTCGAAGTGCGAGATCTTCATCGTCGAGGGCGACTCCGCCGGCGGTTCGGCGAAGTCCGGCCGTAACCCGATGTACCAGGCCATCCTGCCGATCCGCGGCAAGATCCTGAACGTCGAGAAGGCCCGGATCGACAAGATCCTCCAGAACACCGAGGTCCAGGCGCTGATCAGCGCCTTCGGCACCGGGGTGCACGAGGACTTCGACATCGAGAAGCTCCGCTATCACAAGATCATCCTGATGGCGGACGCCGATGTCGACGGCCAGCACATCAACACGCTGCTGCTGACGTTCCTGTTCCGGTTCATGCGCCCGCTGGTCGAGGCCGGACACGTCTATCTGTCGCGGCCGCCCCTCTACAAGATCAAGTGGGGCCGGGACGACTTCGAGTACGCGTACTCCGACCGGGAGCGCGACGCCCTGGTCGAGCTGGGCAAGCAGAACGGCAAGCGGATCCGCGAGGACTCGATCCAGCGCTTCAAGGGCCTGGGCGAGATGAACGCCGAGGAGCTGCGGGTCACCACGATGGACGTCGACCACCGCGTGCTCGGCCAGGTCACCCTGGACGACGCGGCCCAGGCCGACGATCTGTTCTCGGTGCTGATGGGCGAGGACGTCGAGGCTCGTCGGTCCTTCATCCAGCGCAATGCCAAGGACGTCCGCTTCCTCGACATCTGA
- the dnaN gene encoding DNA polymerase III subunit beta, producing the protein MKIRVERDVLAEAVAWVARSLPARPPAPVLAGLLLKAEDGALSFSSFDYEVSARVSVDAEVEEDGTVLVSGRLLADICRALPNRPVEISTDGVRATVVCGSSRFTLHTLPVDEYPALPQMPTATGTVPGEVFASAAAQVAIAAGRDDTLPVLTGVRIEIEGDTVTLASTDRYRFAVREFLWKPEAADISAVALVPAKTLLDTAKALTSGDTVTLALSGSGAGEGLIGFEGAGRRTTTRLLEGDLPKYRTLFPTEFNSVAVIETAPFVEAVKRVALVAERNTPVRLSFEQGVLILEAGSSDDAQAVERVDAHLEGDDISIAFNPTFLLDGLSAIDSPVAQLSFTTSTKPALLSGRADVKAEADEAYKYLIMPVRLSG; encoded by the coding sequence GTGAAGATCCGGGTGGAGCGCGATGTACTCGCTGAGGCGGTGGCCTGGGTGGCCCGCAGCCTCCCGGCCCGTCCGCCGGCGCCCGTACTCGCGGGTCTTCTGCTGAAGGCCGAGGACGGCGCGCTCAGCTTCTCCAGCTTCGACTACGAGGTCTCGGCGCGGGTCTCGGTGGACGCCGAGGTGGAGGAGGACGGCACCGTCCTCGTCTCCGGCCGGCTCCTCGCCGACATCTGCCGCGCCCTGCCCAACAGGCCGGTCGAGATCTCCACAGACGGTGTACGGGCGACCGTGGTCTGCGGCTCCTCCCGCTTCACGCTCCACACACTGCCTGTGGACGAGTACCCGGCGCTGCCGCAGATGCCGACCGCGACCGGCACCGTGCCCGGTGAGGTCTTCGCCTCGGCCGCCGCCCAGGTGGCCATCGCCGCCGGCCGCGACGACACGCTGCCGGTGCTGACCGGCGTACGGATCGAGATCGAGGGCGACACGGTCACCCTGGCCTCGACCGACCGCTACCGCTTCGCGGTCCGCGAGTTCCTGTGGAAGCCCGAGGCCGCGGACATCTCCGCCGTCGCGCTGGTGCCCGCCAAGACGCTGCTGGACACCGCCAAGGCGCTCACCAGCGGTGACACGGTCACGCTGGCGCTCTCCGGCTCCGGCGCGGGCGAGGGTCTGATCGGCTTCGAGGGCGCGGGCCGCCGGACGACCACCCGACTGCTCGAAGGCGACCTGCCGAAGTACCGCACGCTCTTCCCCACCGAGTTCAACTCGGTCGCGGTGATCGAGACCGCTCCGTTCGTCGAGGCCGTCAAGCGTGTGGCCCTGGTCGCCGAGCGGAACACCCCCGTACGGCTCAGCTTCGAGCAGGGCGTGCTGATCCTGGAGGCGGGCTCCAGCGACGACGCACAGGCTGTGGAGCGGGTCGACGCGCACCTGGAGGGCGACGACATCTCGATCGCCTTCAACCCGACCTTCCTGCTGGACGGGCTGAGCGCGATCGACTCACCGGTGGCCCAGCTCTCCTTCACGACCTCCACGAAGCCCGCTCTGCTGAGCGGCCGGGCGGATGTCAAGGCGGAGGCCGACGAGGCGTACAAGTACCTGATCATGCCGGTACGCCTGAGCGGCTGA
- the rpmH gene encoding 50S ribosomal protein L34, which yields MSKRTFQPNNRRRAKTHGFRLRMRTRAGRAILATRRSKGRARLSA from the coding sequence GTGAGCAAGCGCACCTTCCAGCCGAACAACCGTCGTCGCGCCAAGACCCACGGGTTCCGGCTGCGCATGCGGACCCGTGCCGGCCGCGCGATCCTGGCGACCCGCCGTAGCAAGGGCCGCGCCCGTCTGTCGGCCTGA
- the dnaA gene encoding chromosomal replication initiator protein DnaA: protein MADVPADLAAVWPRVLEQLLREGQQGVEPKDKQWIERCQPLALVADTALLAVPNEWGKRVLEGRLAPLISETLSHECGRPIRIAITVDDSAGEPAPPAPAVPQQHRYQGPPLDDQRPGDGYDGYGGHRPQDDGMPSVRPAYPEYQQQRQDPGAWPRTQEDLSWQQPRLGGYQDRDPYATPHSQQPQHDYRQPQGQERSPYEQHGGRHDPHDSQEPPAPRHGGGQSVGRARGGGAGPLGAQPAPAPGPGEPQARLNPKYLFDTFVIGASNRFAHAAAVAVAEAPAKAYNPLFIYGESGLGKTHLLHAIGHYARSLYPGTRVRYVSSEEFTNEFINSIRDGKGDTFRKRYRDVDILLVDDIQFLASKESTQEEFFHTFNTLHNANKQIVLSSDRPPRQLITLEDRLRNRFEWGLTTDVQPPELETRIAILRKKAVQEQLNAPPEVLEFIASRISRNIRELEGALIRVTAFASLNRQPVDLGLTEIVLKDLLPGGEDSAPEITAGAIMAATAAYFGLTVEDLCGSSRSRVLVTARQIAMYLCRELTDLSLPKIGAQFGGRDHTTVMHADRKIRALMAERRSIYNQVTELTNRIKNG from the coding sequence GTGGCTGATGTACCTGCCGATCTTGCCGCAGTGTGGCCACGAGTGCTGGAGCAGCTCCTCAGGGAGGGCCAGCAGGGCGTCGAGCCCAAGGACAAGCAGTGGATCGAGCGCTGCCAGCCCCTCGCCCTCGTCGCCGACACCGCGCTGCTCGCCGTCCCCAACGAGTGGGGCAAGCGGGTGCTGGAGGGCCGGCTCGCACCGCTCATCAGCGAGACGCTGAGCCATGAGTGCGGCCGCCCGATCCGGATCGCCATCACCGTCGACGACTCGGCCGGCGAGCCCGCCCCGCCCGCGCCTGCCGTGCCCCAGCAGCACCGCTACCAGGGCCCGCCCCTCGACGACCAGCGGCCTGGCGACGGATACGACGGATACGGCGGGCACCGCCCGCAGGACGACGGCATGCCCTCCGTACGGCCCGCGTACCCGGAGTACCAACAGCAGCGCCAGGACCCCGGCGCCTGGCCGCGGACCCAGGAGGACCTCTCCTGGCAGCAGCCGCGGCTCGGCGGCTACCAGGACCGCGATCCGTACGCCACCCCGCACTCGCAGCAGCCGCAGCACGACTACCGGCAGCCGCAGGGCCAGGAGCGGTCCCCGTACGAGCAGCACGGGGGCCGGCACGACCCGCACGACTCCCAGGAACCGCCGGCGCCCCGGCACGGCGGCGGGCAGAGCGTGGGCCGCGCGCGGGGCGGCGGCGCCGGTCCGCTGGGCGCCCAGCCGGCGCCCGCCCCCGGTCCCGGTGAGCCGCAGGCCCGGCTCAACCCCAAATACCTCTTCGACACCTTTGTCATCGGCGCGTCCAACCGGTTCGCGCACGCGGCGGCGGTCGCCGTGGCGGAGGCGCCGGCGAAGGCGTACAACCCGCTCTTCATCTACGGCGAGTCCGGGCTCGGCAAGACGCACCTGCTGCACGCCATCGGGCACTACGCGCGGAGTCTGTACCCCGGCACCCGGGTGCGGTACGTCAGCTCCGAGGAGTTCACCAACGAGTTCATCAACTCGATCCGGGACGGCAAGGGCGACACCTTCCGCAAGCGGTACCGCGATGTCGACATCCTCCTGGTCGACGACATCCAGTTCCTGGCGAGCAAGGAGTCGACGCAGGAGGAGTTCTTCCACACGTTCAACACGCTCCACAACGCGAACAAGCAGATCGTGCTCTCCTCCGACCGGCCGCCCAGGCAGCTGATCACTCTGGAGGACCGGCTGCGCAACCGCTTCGAGTGGGGGCTGACCACCGACGTCCAGCCGCCCGAGCTGGAGACCCGGATCGCGATCCTGCGCAAGAAGGCCGTGCAGGAGCAGCTGAACGCGCCGCCCGAGGTGCTGGAGTTCATCGCCTCCCGGATCTCACGCAACATCCGTGAGCTGGAGGGGGCGCTGATCCGGGTGACGGCGTTCGCGTCGCTCAACCGGCAGCCCGTGGACCTCGGGCTCACCGAGATCGTGCTGAAGGACCTGCTCCCCGGCGGCGAGGACTCGGCTCCGGAGATCACCGCGGGCGCCATCATGGCGGCCACCGCCGCCTACTTCGGGCTGACCGTGGAGGACCTCTGCGGCTCCTCCAGGAGCCGGGTGCTGGTGACCGCGCGGCAGATCGCGATGTATCTCTGCCGCGAGCTGACCGATCTCTCACTGCCGAAGATCGGCGCGCAGTTCGGCGGCCGTGACCATACGACGGTGATGCACGCGGACCGGAAGATCCGCGCGCTGATGGCCGAGCGGCGCTCGATCTACAACCAGGTCACGGAGCTGACCAACCGCATCAAGAACGGCTGA
- a CDS encoding DUF721 domain-containing protein, whose translation MIPESGTGAGAVTATGAAGVPGPAAVPESSGVDLARVALRAAKEQARARGAAVQQKKQARRGGGLRSGSGADGRDPLPLGAAINRLITERGWETPAAVGGVMGRWPQIVGEDVAKHCVPQRYDDSRDERVLTVQCDSTAWATQLRLLAPRLVARLNEDLGHGTVRMIKVLGPGGPPSRSGRLRAPGSQGPGDTYG comes from the coding sequence ATGATTCCGGAATCCGGCACGGGCGCGGGTGCCGTCACGGCTACGGGGGCCGCCGGGGTGCCCGGTCCGGCCGCCGTCCCGGAGTCGTCGGGGGTGGATCTGGCGCGGGTCGCGCTGCGCGCCGCGAAGGAGCAGGCGCGGGCGCGCGGCGCCGCCGTACAGCAGAAGAAGCAGGCCAGACGGGGCGGCGGACTGCGGTCCGGGTCCGGCGCGGACGGCCGCGACCCGCTGCCGCTCGGCGCGGCGATCAACCGGCTGATCACGGAGCGCGGCTGGGAGACGCCCGCGGCGGTCGGCGGGGTGATGGGCCGGTGGCCGCAGATCGTCGGCGAGGACGTCGCGAAGCACTGCGTGCCGCAGCGGTACGACGACAGCCGTGACGAGCGGGTGCTGACCGTGCAGTGCGACTCCACGGCCTGGGCGACCCAGCTGCGGCTGCTGGCGCCCCGGCTGGTGGCCCGGCTGAACGAGGACCTGGGGCATGGCACCGTACGGATGATCAAGGTACTGGGGCCTGGCGGGCCGCCGTCGCGGTCCGGCCGGCTGCGGGCGCCGGGGAGCCAGGGACCCGGGGACACGTACGGCTGA
- the recF gene encoding DNA replication/repair protein RecF (All proteins in this family for which functions are known are DNA-binding proteins that assist the filamentation of RecA onto DNA for the initiation of recombination or recombinational repair.) encodes MHVTHLSLADFRSYARVEVPLDPGVTAFVGANGQGKTNLVEAVGYLATLGSHRVSSDAPLVRMGAERAVIRAAVTQGERAQLVELELNPGRANRARINRSSQVKPRDVLGIVRTVLFAPEDLALVKGDPGERRRFLDELVTARSPRMAAVRSDYERVLRQRNTLLKSAAMARRHGGRGMDLSTLDVWDQHLARAGAELLAQRADLITVLQPLTDKAYEQLAPGGGPVTLEYRSSAGEPGGVGGSGDSDDTVDAGGAGMAAGASRDELYGHLMAALAGVRKQEIERGVTLVGPHRDDLVLRLGRLPAKGYASHGESWSYALALRLASYDLLRAEGNEPVLVLDDVFAELDARRRERLAELVVPGEQVLVTAAVADDVPGVLAGARYMVAEGAVERV; translated from the coding sequence ATGCATGTCACGCATCTGTCGCTGGCCGACTTCCGGTCCTACGCCCGGGTCGAGGTTCCCCTCGATCCGGGCGTCACCGCGTTCGTGGGGGCGAACGGGCAGGGCAAGACCAATCTGGTCGAGGCGGTCGGCTATCTGGCGACCCTCGGCAGCCACCGTGTCTCGTCGGACGCGCCGTTGGTGCGGATGGGCGCGGAGCGCGCCGTTATACGGGCGGCCGTGACGCAGGGCGAGCGGGCGCAGCTGGTCGAGCTGGAGCTGAACCCCGGCCGTGCGAACCGGGCCAGGATCAACCGGTCCTCGCAGGTCAAGCCGCGCGATGTGCTCGGCATCGTACGGACGGTGCTGTTCGCGCCGGAGGATCTGGCGCTGGTGAAGGGCGACCCGGGCGAGCGCCGGCGGTTCCTGGACGAGCTGGTCACCGCGCGCTCGCCCCGGATGGCGGCGGTGCGCTCGGACTACGAGCGGGTGCTCCGGCAGCGCAACACGCTGCTCAAATCCGCGGCGATGGCGCGCCGGCACGGCGGTCGTGGCATGGACCTGTCGACGCTGGATGTCTGGGACCAGCATCTGGCGCGGGCGGGGGCCGAGCTGCTGGCGCAGCGGGCGGATCTGATCACGGTGCTCCAGCCGCTGACGGACAAGGCGTACGAGCAGCTGGCGCCCGGCGGCGGGCCGGTGACGCTGGAGTACCGCTCCTCGGCCGGTGAGCCGGGTGGCGTGGGTGGCTCGGGCGATTCCGACGACACCGTTGATGCGGGTGGCGCGGGGATGGCCGCCGGTGCCTCGCGGGACGAGCTGTACGGGCATCTGATGGCCGCGCTGGCCGGGGTGCGCAAGCAGGAGATCGAGCGGGGCGTGACGCTCGTCGGGCCGCACCGGGACGACCTGGTGCTCCGGCTCGGCCGGCTCCCCGCGAAGGGGTACGCCAGCCACGGCGAGTCGTGGTCGTACGCGCTGGCGCTGCGGCTGGCCTCGTACGATCTGCTGCGCGCCGAGGGGAACGAGCCGGTGCTCGTCCTGGACGATGTCTTCGCCGAACTGGACGCGCGGCGCCGGGAGCGGCTGGCCGAGCTGGTGGTGCCCGGCGAGCAGGTGCTGGTGACGGCGGCCGTGGCCGACGATGTGCCGGGGGTGCTGGCCGGGGCGCGGTACATGGTGGCCGAGGGCGCGGTGGAGCGGGTATGA
- the rnpA gene encoding ribonuclease P protein component: MLPTENRLRRREDFATAVRRGRRAGRPLLVVHLRSGSTDPHAPGESASPPRAGFVVSKAVGGSVVRNVVKRRLRHLVRDRLSELPPGSLVVVRALPGAGDADHAQLARDLDAALRRLLGGGTR; this comes from the coding sequence GTGCTGCCTACAGAGAATCGGCTGAGGCGGCGCGAGGATTTCGCGACCGCGGTACGCCGAGGACGCCGGGCCGGTCGCCCGCTTCTCGTCGTCCATCTACGTAGCGGTTCAACGGACCCGCACGCGCCTGGGGAGAGCGCTTCCCCACCGCGTGCGGGTTTCGTTGTAAGCAAAGCCGTGGGTGGATCCGTCGTGCGCAACGTGGTGAAGCGGAGGCTTCGCCATTTGGTGCGCGACCGACTCTCCGAGCTGCCCCCCGGTAGCCTGGTTGTCGTACGGGCGCTGCCCGGAGCGGGCGACGCCGACCATGCACAACTGGCCCGAGACCTGGACGCCGCTCTCCGGCGGCTGCTGGGAGGGGGCACGCGATGA
- the gnd gene encoding phosphogluconate dehydrogenase (NAD(+)-dependent, decarboxylating): protein MELGLVGLGKMGGNMRERIRRAGHTVIGYDRNPDLADVHSLQELVSKLKGPRVVWVMVPAGAATQATVDELAELLSPGDVVVDGGNSRWTDDEKHAVELGIKGIGFVDCGVSGGVWGLDNGYALMYGGDPENVAKVQPVFDALKPEGDFGTVHAGKVGAGHFAKMVHNGIEYAMMQAYAEGWELLEKVDSVTDVREVFRSWQEGTVIRSWLLDLAVNALDRDEHLDQLRGFAEDSGEGRWTVEAAIDNAVPLPAITASLFARFASRQEDSPQMKMVAALRNQFGGHAVESSDAKH, encoded by the coding sequence ATGGAGCTCGGTCTCGTCGGTCTCGGCAAGATGGGCGGCAACATGCGTGAGCGCATCCGCCGCGCCGGCCACACTGTCATCGGATACGACCGCAATCCGGACCTCGCCGATGTGCACAGCCTTCAGGAGCTGGTGAGCAAGCTCAAGGGCCCCCGGGTGGTCTGGGTGATGGTCCCGGCGGGCGCGGCGACCCAGGCGACCGTCGACGAGCTGGCCGAGCTGCTCTCCCCCGGCGATGTCGTGGTCGACGGCGGGAACTCGCGCTGGACGGACGACGAGAAGCACGCCGTGGAGCTGGGCATCAAGGGCATCGGCTTCGTCGACTGCGGTGTCTCCGGTGGCGTCTGGGGCCTCGACAACGGCTACGCGCTGATGTACGGCGGCGACCCGGAGAACGTCGCGAAGGTCCAGCCGGTCTTCGACGCGCTCAAGCCCGAGGGCGACTTCGGCACCGTCCACGCCGGCAAGGTCGGCGCGGGGCACTTCGCCAAGATGGTCCACAACGGCATCGAGTACGCCATGATGCAGGCGTACGCCGAGGGCTGGGAGCTGCTGGAGAAGGTCGACTCGGTCACGGACGTCCGTGAGGTCTTCCGCTCCTGGCAGGAGGGCACGGTCATCCGGTCCTGGCTGCTGGACCTCGCGGTCAACGCGCTGGACCGGGACGAGCACCTCGACCAGCTGCGCGGCTTCGCGGAGGACTCCGGCGAGGGCCGGTGGACGGTCGAGGCGGCCATCGACAACGCGGTGCCGCTGCCCGCGATCACCGCGTCGCTGTTCGCCCGGTTCGCGTCGCGCCAGGAGGACTCGCCGCAGATGAAGATGGTCGCGGCGCTGCGCAACCAGTTCGGCGGCCATGCTGTCGAATCGAGCGACGCGAAACACTGA